DNA from Misgurnus anguillicaudatus chromosome 13, ASM2758022v2, whole genome shotgun sequence:
GGTCGTAATACTTTTTCTGTTTGGCTTGTGCTTTATCCACATTTTCTCGTACAGATTCAAACAATAGTTCTTGTCGTTCAATGGTATCATAGCTTGGATGATCTGGGTCTGGCGGACTCTGCAGAGCTCTTTGTAGTGGTCCTTTTAGTTGACGTCCCAGGGCTATTTCTGCAGGTGAAAATCCTGTGCTTTCATGCCAAGCTGTGTTCAAAGCAAATCGGAATTCACAGATCCATTGATCCCAGGTATGATGGTTGTTCTCAACATATGTAGCAATCATAACTTTAAGATTACGATTGATGCGTTCGGTCAGGTTTGATTGTGGATGGTAAGCAGTTGTAAGTTTCTGAGTTACCTGCCACTGTTTGCATAATTGATGCAGGAGGTTTGAGGTAAACTGAGTGCCTCTATCTGAAACAATGTAAGCTGGGGTACCCCATCTTGTAAATATTTCTTCAATAAGAATTCTGGAAATAATGGTAGACTTAGCAGATCTCATAGGGAAAATTTCCACCCATTTTGAGAAATAATCTACGATGACTAAGAGATACTGATTTTGTCGAGAACTTCTAGGAAATGGACCCATGATGTCCATTCCAATCATATATCCAGGCTCTACAATGGGTACACTTTGGAGAGCTCCAGCTGGCTTCAGGTTAGTAGGTTTATGTTGCTGGCATTTCTCACACTGCTTACAGTATTGCCAGACATCTGTACGTATGGATGGCCAGTACACAAATTCCAGTAATCTCatcaatgttttgaatttgcCTAAGTGACCACTTAGTGGATTGTCATGAGCATAATTTAAGAACACCTCCTTTAAGTTAGTAGGCACCAGCAACTGAAACCTCTGTCCTCCTTTGGCTACAGGTACACTCCTAAACAAAACATCATTCTTGACAACATATTGCGTTCTCATAATATCCTTAGAACTTTGATCTTCAGCTTTCAGAAAGAGCTCTTGACATTCTGCATCTTTCTTTTGTTCATCAGCAACCTGAGACAAATCCACTGGTAGCTCACAAGTGACTGGATTGAAAGGTCGTTTTGCAGGTGTGTGCAAGAGGATGGCCGTTGACTCATCTACATGTCTTCTTGACAAAACATCGGGTACCACATTACACTGTCCTCTTCTGTAACGAACTGTGAAGTGATATCCTTGAAGTCTAATAGTCCATCTTTCCAGCCTAGATGAAGGTTTTGGGTGCTGGAAAAGCCAAACCAGGGAAGCATGATCTGTGACCACTTCAAAAGCATTGCCTTCAAGATAATGATGCCATTTTTCTACCGCCCAGACTACCGCTAAACATTCCTTCTCGGAAACAGAGTAGGACCTCTCAGCACCTCTCAGCAATCTGGATGCATATGCAATCACCTTTTCTTCTCCATCAACTTCTTGTGTCAACACAGCTCCTAATCCGATATCGCTTGCATCTGTTTGCACTGAAAAAGGAACATTGAAATTGGGTGTACCTAACACAGGGGCTTTGGTCAGTTCATCTTTAAGTAACTCAAATGCTTTCTGGCATTCATCAGTCCACATCCATTTACCTCCTTTCTTCTTTAGGGCATGTAGTGGTGCTGCCTTAGTAGAGAAATCTGAGATGAACCGGTGATACCATGCTGCAAGTCTCAAGAACCTCTGTAATTCCTTTAAAGAAGTTGGCGGGGGAAACATTTTCACTGCTTCGACCTTGTCAACATTCACTTTAACTCCTTCAGCAGTGATGGTGTGACCTAAGTAGTCCAATGATGAATGGATAAATTTGCATTTCTTGAGATTGAGAGTAAGACCAGCAGTGTGCAGACTATTGAATATTAGTTGGAGATGATGTAAGTGTGTTTGAATGTCTGGTGAGTACACAATGATGTCATCTATGTATACCATACAGAACTTGTTCTTATGTTCTCTGAGAACTTGCTCCATCAAACGCTGAAATGAAGCTGCAGAGTTTTTGAGTCCAAATGGTAAACACAAAAATTCATATAATCCTGATGCTGTTGTGAAGGCAGTCTTCTCCACACTATCAGGACTCATCTCCACTTGCCAGTAACCACTCTTCGAATCCAGTGTGCTAAATACCTTGGCTCCTTGCAAAGCATCTAAAATATCAGTAATGTGTGGCATTGGAAACGCATCAAGATGAGTTTTAGAGTTAAGCCCTCGATAATCCACACACAATCGAAGACCACCATCCTTTTTATCCACTACTACAACCGGAGAAGCCCAGGGTGAAGTGGAAGGTCTAATTATATTTTGTTGAAGTAACTCTTGGATTTGTTCTTCAATAAAATCATTTTTGGCTCTTGAAACTCTGTAAGGCTTCTTTCTCAAAGGAAGTTCATCATTAGTTTTAATTTCATGTTTGATGCAACTTGTGCGACCTATCTTATGAGTACAAACTGTTGGCCATTCACACAAAAGATGCTTCAGTTGACTTTTTACCTGTATTGGTACATGAGAATTTTCCACTGCTTGTTCAATAAGTTGGTGGTCTTCTTCTTTAGGGATCCACCCAATACTTTGAGCAGCATAGAACTTGACATTAGCTACCTCTTGAGGTTCGCTAAAACACATGGGGTGATTAGAACTGGCATCAGGTACATAAACACATGAAGAATTAAAATCAATGACTACTTTAGCTTCTTTCAGAAAATCCAATCCCAGGATGACAGGCACAGCCAGGTTTTCATTGTCCATTACGTAGAATGTGACATCACGTTTCACTCCATATATTTCACATTCCCAAACAATCTTACCCTGTGTTCTTTGACTTTGACCATTAGCAAGCATGAACGTTTGGGAACTTTTCGTAAGAAGCTCATCCTTCCTTTTCAACCTCTGCCAAACTCTGTGCTGCAGCAATGAAAAAGTGCTTCCGGTGTCAATTACAGCATTAAAGTAGCATTGGTTTAAAATGATTGAAGTTTGCAGTACACTAGAATTATGAGAGCTGGGAGTAGGATCCATCAGCATGAGGTGACTTTGTTGTCCTCTCCCACCAGCTGCATTCTTTCTCTGCTCCTCATCTTTACCTTGTTTCCATCTCCTCTTGTTCTCATCCCAGTCCTTCTCTATTTGAGTTCCGAGTCGAACCAGATCATCGACAGTCTTTACTGTACCTCTTAGCAATGAAGCAAGTCGAGGATTGCAATTTCGTAAAGTTGCCTGTACAATCTCTAGCTCAGTCATTTGAGAGTTGTTCTTCAGACACAGCGCTCTATAATTAAAAGCAAAGTCCCTGATATTCTCATTAACCCCTTGATGGTAATTTGCTAACTTTTGAGCAGCAACTTCTTTGTGGtcttcatttaaaaaagaaaagagaaacTTTTCCTTAAAAGAGGACCAGTCTCTAATACTTGGTTTTTCTGCTCTCCACCAACTCTTGGCAGTTCCTTTCAAACTCACCGCCAACGATGCTAACAGCTCTTCATCATACAAAGGTCTCAGCTCATTGTATTCTTCAAACCTATCAATAAATTCAACTGGATCTTCTGAATCAAGATTGCTAAATGTAGGCAATTCAATTTTAATTGGCGGATTTGAACATGGAAAAGGCGCATACGGTACTGGTCCCAAACTCTTCTGAGCAACTGAGTCAGGTGAGGTCTGGTACATTTTGTGTGTAGTTGTGGTACTAGTATGCAACGGTTTTGGGATAAATGATTCAACAGTTTTGAATTTTTGTTCTATTTGTTTATCTCTTCGTTTTAAACAATCCACAAAACTTCGGTTCAAATCTTCAAGTTTAGATTGAAACATCTGCTTAACACGGTCCAATTCTCTTTGTAAACCATAGTTGAATCTCTCTtcaaatttttgaaaattttcaCTCACCATTTCAGAAGTAGCAAGGTTAACGATCCGATGCTCAATATCAGCCAGATGCTCTTCAATGCTAGACATGCGCTGGTTTTCATTATTTGATGGTAGCCCATCTTCATGAAACTCAAGGGGTGGAGGAGGTAATGGCAAATCAACTGGGTTAGCAATGGGGTCAATTACCTGCTCATTGGACATGGTTTCACTTTCTTGTTCTTCTTCAGAGTCTATATATAATTCATTAAAGGTATCTACAAGATTAGCTACTGGGTCTCTATGTTGTCTGAAAGCTCTATCTGAAAAATCAAATCTCTCCTCCATAGCAGATGATGATTTATGACAATCATTTGTGAAAAGGTAACAGTACAGAcgaaatttatatttaaacggGATATCTTATGAAGTCCCTGTTCGGGCGCCAATCTGTAACACACTCTCAATATAGATGTCACTCTGAGGGGATTCAACAGATAATCGAGCTGTACTGTTTAATAACCTTTACACAAAATCAATGATctccttattttatttatccCACATATGCTCCCAAACATATTcaaagaaaacaatatatacatAGAAACAACATCATGAGTCTTCATTACATTTAAGTTTAGATGACAATGTTAAAGTTCAAAGTCCAGAGCAATACTTGAATTTGATACAATTATTAAATCCCCAATTCCTCATTGGAAGACAAGGTAAACTGGAATTCTGTCCATAGGCCCGCTGTCCTCAACGCTGCCAAGAGGCCACAGCAATAAAAGCAACACTCAGTTCCAATGTTGACAGAAAACAGAATTAATCCACTGGTGAAGACCATAAATGAAGACACAAGGATTCCTTCAGAATATAGTTGCTACCAACAAGCTTCACTCAAAACAACGAGGTTTATCTTTTTTTCCATGTATAACAAAAAGTCCTttctaaaagaaaacaaataaccaACATCAATAGACCCATTTGCAAACACATCCATAATATGATCATCTCATACTCACAGTAGAGCTGAAACTCAAAGAGTTCTCCACAAAAGGACTTTAGATGCCATATATGAGAGGGAGCACAAACACATGGGCTGAATCCCAAACAAAGATAACTTACTCTATGGTAACTGGGCATATATGCTAAATTCCCCATTAGTGCCCCCATGAGGTTCTCCATGGTATTACAGGTGAAAACCAAAAAGGGCAAtatctaaataaaaataactaaataccATATAAACAAGTAACGTTTCATGTACGTTACAGTATTAAATCCAAAAAATGTCAATTTGGTTCAAATTTGAACCAAACAGCGATCACATTATAGTGCATTATTTTAACCAAAGTTTATGtaatagaaatatatatataaattaaaataaatattatctTCGTGATCATATATCGTGATAATGCTAGACTCCACCCTCCTAGACAAATACTtcaacgcacacacacacctctatACACAAATATTGCTGCTTGTCAGTTATCAcatttgaatattaaaatcCCATGTCTACAAAGACAAACCGGTCCTTCACATCAAagaaaaaatgtaactaaatgTGTAGAAATGTATATGAGTCTTCTGATAACTGATAAAACcacactttttttaaagtcgAGCCTTCTCACCTGTGCCGAGAAGTCGATCAGTTTGGGTAACTGGACACGATTTCCTTCATCGCTTTTAAGGAAGTCAAGTAAACTACCTGGGAAACACATCACACACGTACAGATCATGAATCAAGATATCTAAAACCATTATCATTGTAATATGCACATTGTAGTCAAATGCACCTTTCTCCATGAACTCTGTAATGATGTATATGGGCTCCTCTTTGGTTACCACGGCATTGAGGCGGACCAGTTTGTCGTGTTGAAGGCTTTTCATTAAATTGGCTTCCATGAGAAAAGCCTCCACAGACATACTGCCAGGTTTCATAGTCTTCACTGCTACTTTTGTATGCTTGTTGTATGTTGCTGGGAATACAAAGAGACATGCAGGTTTTAGAAGTATACTTCATTTATCATTGCTCTGTGACACATCAGATGTTTCTCTGTGTGAAAACATGATGTGACTTATAAATAGTTTTGGATTAAACAGATACTAACATACAAGAGATGCTTAACAGTTCAAACATAATATTAAGGGGACACAGTGTGCATCTTACCCATCCAGACCTCTCCGAACTGGCCAGCTCCCAGTCGTCTATCTAGTTTGAGGGACTCGCGTGGGATCTCCCAAGCATCTTTCTCCCAAGGTTTCTGAGGTTTGGGACTCAGACAAGGAACGGTGAGAGACTGACACAGCCCATCGCTCTGCTCTGTAAAGACAGACAAATTATAAGACAGATCTGCTGGATATCCATTTGTGTCTATGGTACGTATTAGGAGCTTTCTAAAGGGTATCGTCCCAGTTACAGCTTTTGTGACAGCGTATATAAATAGGATTCGTACTTACTCTTGTAGTGGCTGACAAGATCCTGAAGGGTGTTGAAGGTGATGCGTGGGGAGATGTAGAAACCACCATTATCGAGCGTGCGGATCTTATAATGTTTCACTGTGTCACCTGATGGGTCTGAGTCCCTGACAGACAGCGAGTAGCTTCCTGATGGGAGGGGTTATAGATGTTATCGTTAAACGCAGATAAAGATCAAGAAGATCTGCAGCTGAAGTACAACTGTTACATAAAACCACATAAGAATAAAAATAGTTAAGACTTTAAGAGTCAAGTGTATACAACATATACATGCATCCTATGAGCTTTGACATTACACGATGTGAACCAGAGGAAAATTATATTACTCAAGGAGATTTGATGGAGTTCTTAGTTGGGTTTCATTTAAGTATCAACGTAGTCTCagatatttcataaaatattttaaaggggacattttacaagacgttttaaagatgtaaaataaatatttggtgtccccagagtacatatgtgaaggtttagctcaaaataccacataaataatttattatagcacgttaaaattgacactttgtaggtgtgagcaaaaatgtgctgtttttgggtgtatccttttaaatgcaatgcaaatgagctgatctctgcactaaatggcagtgccgtggttggataatgcagattaagtgGTGGTATTATCTCtttctgacatcataaggggagccagattcaatcacctattttttcacatgcttgcagggaatggtttaccaaaactaagatactgggttgatcttttacacatttctaggttgatagaagcagtggggacccaaatatagcacttaaaagtccatgtaaaagaaataaaaatagaaacaaattgttaaaatTCATTAAGAGTATGaagctgtaaaataaatgtagatgTATAGCtaaaataatctggatttgATGGAAACTTGAATttgatgagaaatgtttgagCTTATATTCAAATCTTTACTAATATTGACGTTTGATTGCAGACTTGTCAAATCTGAGgcttcttaaagggatagttcacccaaaaatgaaaactctgtcatcatgtactcaccttcatgttgttccaaacctttatacatttctttgctgaacacaaatgaagatattctataaaatgtttgtaaataagcaaatatggggcaccattgacttccacagtaggaaaaCAAGGTAATGGTGCTTCacatctgcttggttacaatctttatttaaatgtctttatttgtgCTTAGCAtaacaaaagattttttttttgtgaaccaTATCTAAGACACAGCACAGTTAAGCGGAGTTTGCCATTTGCTctacttttaattttattgaTGTTTAAGAGAAATTACTGAGATATTACAAAGATCTCATCTGTGATTTTTGTGTATGGTAATACTGAATGTGACATACCCGCTGTGGTCTCACTGTCTCTGATCATAAAGGATCCCGTTTTGTTACCAGATGCCAGCAGTTGTCTCTCAGCATCCTTCCTACTGACTGCTTTAAAAAACCATCTGGCAACATATGCATACACATGAGATAGTgtctattttaaacatttaaaaaatatcaacATCCTACCTATGAACCAACTATGGAAGTATGACGTATTTGTGGTTATCTGATAACAACAGTAGGGTAATATTTACTTACTCTTCAGTTTCCAGGGTGTCCTTGGCAACGTAGTTACTGGGTATAAACCCCTCTTCACCAGTGCTGAGAAGAGCTGCTTTCCACCACTCACCAGACCTAAAGatccatccatcaatcaatcaatcaatcaatcaaatctGTATATAGAAAAcccttaaatataaataaagaagtAACTTACTCCAACAAAATTTTAAGTCTGTCTCCCTTCTTGAAACCCAGGTCACCTTCATGCATAGCTTCATAGTCGTAAAGGGCTATAGCAATGTTATCAGCACCTAAGGACAACAGAGAGTTTCTCAAATGAAGTGTTAAACATAAAGCCGCGATCACACATTCATGAAACTTCAGGGCATTTACTGCAAACTTGAGTCACACTTTTTGTGTTAAGAAACAGGCACACACGTTCTTTGCTACCAGCCAGCAATGAGGCTCTCTTAGCTTAGGGTTATTTCACATTtatcagatgcttttattcaaagcaactcAAAGTGCCAACACTTTATGGgcagttttccggacagggcttatcctagtcctagattaaaatgcatgtttgagctgcttaattttaaaaacagctttCACTGACATACATCACTGCTAGATGCACaccaccagtattgtttttgtaaggtttgtttgtaaaaatgacttaaatgtcattaatatgACTAAAATCTAGTCCTGGACTAATCTAAACCTCCCGCCCCCAATAAGGGTggggtttttcaacccagctcacccccatgtcatccaaaatgttgatgtcttcctTTGTACACTCGAgaaaagttttttgaggaaaattccaggatttttctaattccaatagactttaatagaccccaacagtttaaatgcagtttaaaattgcagtttcaaagcagcgtcaaatgactctaaacgatccaaaccgaggcataagggtcttatctagcaaagcgACTGCCATTTTGggcaacaaaaataaaaatatgcacttttaaaccacaccTTCTCGTCCCGCACCATCCGTGCGACGCGCCGGCGCGACCACACGCAATGCGGCATGACTTGGAAAGATGAcgggttacatatgtgaaacacacatttgcggaccattttaaacaataaactaacataaggacattaattaatatcattccgcatacaacaacgtcagagcggtcctctttctccacatttTAGATGCCATGATGACGCATTATGTGAGGCCGCGCCGGCGCGCCACACGaatagtgcaagacgagaagttgtggtccaAAAGTGGACATTTCCAATTTTTCTTGACGAAAAATGACGATCGCTTCATTAGATAAGACTCCTATGCCTCGTCTGGGATCATCCAGAGCCCTTTAAAGCTGGGTTGAAACATCAATTccaaactgcatttaaactgtaaactgttggggtccaataaagtctaccaaaatgagaaaaatcctggaatgttttttttttaaaaagcgtaatttcttctcgactgaacaaagaaagacatcaacattttagaagacatgggggtgagtaaattattgggatttttttaagaaactggagtaatcctttaaggttAGGACAGTAGGGGTGAATTGCCCTAATGTGGGACGCATAGGGGCGGTTCCTGCACAgagtttatcctagtcccagactaaaatgcgtgtttgagctgccttaatttaaaaacatcttgcactgacatatcttaacatatatcagtgtcattgttttgtctcaatatgCACACAGCAGTGTTGGTTTTGTaagtaatgtttgtaaaaactacttaaatgccCTAATATAGCCAAGACCTATAGTCCTGATTAATCTAATTAATCCAGGTCTAGTGTTCGTAAATCCcccaaaaatacatgaatgcCAGTGAAACTTTGGCATTATAAAATAAGTAACATGACCTCTCAAATGTTCAGTCATATATAAGGGTGGTGCAATCATCAGACAGGAAGCACATTTCACAGAAGTCTAAAGTTCAAAAAATGTCCCGCAATAGTGCAAATCACCCTATATACACTAATATGTATCAGTGATCCGGTTTCTCAAGtggtacactgtcaaaaaaaggtacaaaagatGTCACTGGCAGTGCCGAcaggtgacttcttttttcgagggcgcacaatgTGAATGTATGTagctgtcatgtgtgtggttcataattttaaaatatgtgtctgGTAATCTTATGCGTAaccagagtttagtgttaagggagtgtcttgcgtgtattttgtgaacgtgagcatctctcttatcataaacggtttgacacgtgtgcagcaggcacttattttgacaaaacatgggatgcacatggttcacatgatgcaacaaagacatattttgaaaacacgattAACCCACataacactccgaacacttattttgaatttgcgcccctcggaagagcagtcacgagccgccaatGGGAcagtaccatttaggtacagatatgtatctttgaggaaCTTATGTGGCCCATttagtgtattttttaaaaggtacacctttgtacccagtACCTTTTCTGAAAGCATTGCGTTAGatgtgcaaaggtcatgggttcgagctcagtgaacacacaca
Protein-coding regions in this window:
- the LOC129451148 gene encoding retrovirus-related Pol polyprotein from transposon opus, translated to MEERFDFSDRAFRQHRDPVANLVDTFNELYIDSEEEQESETMSNEQVIDPIANPVDLPLPPPPLEFHEDGLPSNNENQRMSSIEEHLADIEHRIVNLATSEMVSENFQKFEERFNYGLQRELDRVKQMFQSKLEDLNRSFVDCLKRRDKQIEQKFKTVESFIPKPLHTSTTTTHKMYQTSPDSVAQKSLGPVPYAPFPCSNPPIKIELPTFSNLDSEDPVEFIDRFEEYNELRPLYDEELLASLAVSLKGTAKSWWRAEKPSIRDWSSFKEKFLFSFLNEDHKEVAAQKLANYHQGVNENIRDFAFNYRALCLKNNSQMTELEIVQATLRNCNPRLASLLRGTVKTVDDLVRLGTQIEKDWDENKRRWKQGKDEEQRKNAAGGRGQQSHLMLMDPTPSSHNSSVLQTSIILNQCYFNAVIDTGSTFSLLQHRVWQRLKRKDELLTKSSQTFMLANGQSQRTQGKIVWECEIYGVKRDVTFYVMDNENLAVPVILGLDFLKEAKVVIDFNSSCVYVPDASSNHPMCFSEPQEVANVKFYAAQSIGWIPKEEDHQLIEQAVENSHVPIQVKSQLKHLLCEWPTVCTHKIGRTSCIKHEIKTNDELPLRKKPYRVSRAKNDFIEEQIQELLQQNIIRPSTSPWASPVVVVDKKDGGLRLCVDYRGLNSKTHLDAFPMPHITDILDALQGAKVFSTLDSKSGYWQVEMSPDSVEKTAFTTASGLYEFLCLPFGLKNSAASFQRLMEQVLREHKNKFCMVYIDDIIVYSPDIQTHLHHLQLIFNSLHTAGLTLNLKKCKFIHSSLDYLGHTITAEGVKVNVDKVEAVKMFPPPTSLKELQRFLRLAAWYHRFISDFSTKAAPLHALKKKGGKWMWTDECQKAFELLKDELTKAPVLGTPNFNVPFSVQTDASDIGLGAVLTQEVDGEEKVIAYASRLLRGAERSYSVSEKECLAVVWAVEKWHHYLEGNAFEVVTDHASLVWLFQHPKPSSRLERWTIRLQGYHFTVRYRRGQCNVVPDVLSRRHVDESTAILLHTPAKRPFNPVTCELPVDLSQVADEQKKDAECQELFLKAEDQSSKDIMRTQYVVKNDVLFRSVPVAKGGQRFQLLVPTNLKEVFLNYAHDNPLSGHLGKFKTLMRLLEFVYWPSIRTDVWQYCKQCEKCQQHKPTNLKPAGALQSVPIVEPGYMIGMDIMGPFPRSSRQNQYLLVIVDYFSKWVEIFPMRSAKSTIISRILIEEIFTRWGTPAYIVSDRGTQFTSNLLHQLCKQWQVTQKLTTAYHPQSNLTERINRNLKVMIATYVENNHHTWDQWICEFRFALNTAWHESTGFSPAEIALGRQLKGPLQRALQSPPDPDHPSYDTIERQELLFESVRENVDKAQAKQKKYYDLKRRNQDFQEGDLVWVRTHPLSSADDGFMAKISPKWRGPAKIVKRLGPVNYKVVMLSDSKQVDSYHTQNLKICHVSNFDTKGKGM
- the hck gene encoding tyrosine-protein kinase HCK, with amino-acid sequence MGCVGTKPEQDPIGKAMGNDDSRSQPAHYVKDPTTGTKANRTTSSPGAGTDSADNIAIALYDYEAMHEGDLGFKKGDRLKILLESGEWWKAALLSTGEEGFIPSNYVAKDTLETEEWFFKAVSRKDAERQLLASGNKTGSFMIRDSETTAGSYSLSVRDSDPSGDTVKHYKIRTLDNGGFYISPRITFNTLQDLVSHYKKQSDGLCQSLTVPCLSPKPQKPWEKDAWEIPRESLKLDRRLGAGQFGEVWMATYNKHTKVAVKTMKPGSMSVEAFLMEANLMKSLQHDKLVRLNAVVTKEEPIYIITEFMEKGSLLDFLKSDEGNRVQLPKLIDFSAQTAEGMAYIEQRNYIHRDLRAANILVNKSLVCKIADFGLARIIEDNEYTAREGAKFPIKWTAPEAINYGSFTIKSDVWSFGILLTEIISYGRTPYPGMTNPEVIRALERGYRMQRLDSCPQELYDIMLECWKNKPEDRPTFEYLQSILEDFYTATESQYQQQP